From Aerosakkonema funiforme FACHB-1375:
AGGAAAATTCCCGCCACTTTGTACTGTCACGGTAATAATTTGAGCGTCAATTAAACGAGTTTCGGCAGGTAAGTCACCAGTTCCGGGGTTGACGGGATAAGCGGGAAAACAAGCTGCACTCAAACTGAGGCGCAATTGATTGCGTCTGGCAATTCTCATACAGGTTGGCTGAAGGGAAATTGTCAACGGTGCTGTTTTTCGATCCGCTTCGACTCGCACGTATCCTTGGGTAAAATTATAGACGCTGCCATTAGTTTGCACTTCGGAAAGTACGGCACATAAATCAAAACTAGGTTTATCTACTGTACAGTAGACTTCTACCGCTACGTCTCCAGCTATGTGCAAATCTTCTGTTAACGGTGGCGATGTGTAAGTTACAACATCTGTGCGACAGTCGATCGCAGTGCGATCGAAAGCACCGGGCGGATTGCTAGCATGACCTCCCAAAGCGGGAACCGGTCGCCAAGGATCGTGTACGAATACATCTTGGGATTTTGGATTGTTTGCTGCTTGCTCTTTTCTCACTAATTTGCCGGCGTCATCCCGCAAATTGGCTAAACCGTTACTTGACAAAAAGAAAGGTTTACGATGATTTGTCGGCCATTTTTTAAAAGATTGCCACAAGTTACTGCCCATTTCAAATAGACAGACGGGTAATTCTTTCAATAATCCCGTATCTTTGCCTTTGAGGAATTGGTCAAACCAGCGAATTTGCAAAAGATCGATCGGATTGACAGCAGCCGCACCGTAGTCTATTGCACCAACTTTGCGCCCCCAAGGTAGATGCCCCCAAGGGCCAATTAACAAATACTGAGGAAAAGCGCTGCGGGATGCCATTTCTTTATATAAATGCAGCGTACCGCGCAAGTAAGTATCGAACCATCCCCCAATATGCAGCATAGGCATATCTACGTTTTGAAAATAGGTTTTTGGCGAAAGTGTTTGCCAATATTTATCCGGTTTGGGATGATTTAACCAATCATGATAAAAAGAGTCGGGTGCGAGAGTTTTCAATATTTCCGGATGGGCGGGAATTAAGTCGGACAAAGGTAAGTTACGATAAGCGGTGTAAAGAGCTTGATAAGCTTTTTCATCTTTGTGCAAACGAGCGGTTTCTGCTGCTAGCTGAATTGCCCAACTCAAGTTATCTTGCCAACGAAACGCTCCGCCTTCATAAGCCCAATCGGTATATAAATCGTAGCCAATCATAGCGGGGCAAATAGTTTTTAAGGCGGGTGGCTTTGCGGTGGCGGCATAGAGTTGAGTCATGCCTTGGTAGGAAAAGCCATACATCCCGACTGCGCCACTGCTACCGGGTAGTTGGGCTGCCCAATTAACAGTATCGAAACCGTCTTCTATTTCGCGGGCAAACAGTTTAAAGTCGCCTTCTGATGTACCGCGTCCGCGCACATCTTGAATG
This genomic window contains:
- a CDS encoding CocE/NonD family hydrolase, giving the protein MTKETVSMLTRDGVRLFADIYRPDSKGTYPVLLMRQPYGKAIASTVVYAHPSWYASQGYIVVIQDVRGRGTSEGDFKLFAREIEDGFDTVNWAAQLPGSSGAVGMYGFSYQGMTQLYAATAKPPALKTICPAMIGYDLYTDWAYEGGAFRWQDNLSWAIQLAAETARLHKDEKAYQALYTAYRNLPLSDLIPAHPEILKTLAPDSFYHDWLNHPKPDKYWQTLSPKTYFQNVDMPMLHIGGWFDTYLRGTLHLYKEMASRSAFPQYLLIGPWGHLPWGRKVGAIDYGAAAVNPIDLLQIRWFDQFLKGKDTGLLKELPVCLFEMGSNLWQSFKKWPTNHRKPFFLSSNGLANLRDDAGKLVRKEQAANNPKSQDVFVHDPWRPVPALGGHASNPPGAFDRTAIDCRTDVVTYTSPPLTEDLHIAGDVAVEVYCTVDKPSFDLCAVLSEVQTNGSVYNFTQGYVRVEADRKTAPLTISLQPTCMRIARRNQLRLSLSAACFPAYPVNPGTGDLPAETRLIDAQIITVTVQSGGNFPSQILLPIQTPSV